A stretch of DNA from Myxococcota bacterium:
GATCGTTTCAAATTCTGCCATTATTCATACCTGCCGTCATAATATTGTAAAAACTGCTTCTCTGCCGCACTTAAAACACTTTCATCAATCAGTCGCTTATCCAAAGGGCAAAAAGAGAGCGGCTCAACCTTCAAAAAGTCTGAAAGTTCAGGATCTTCGTTCACGGTACAAAGATTTTCAATGCGAACACCACCGAAGTCTTCGATATAGATACCCGGCTCAATCGAAAAAACCTGTCCGATTTCAATGGGTGCGGTACCAACCGTGGAAATCCTAGGAGGATTCTCATGCACATTGATGCCAACACCATGCCCTGTTCCGTGGTTATATTGGTAGCCCTGCCTCCAAATCGGATCGCGGACAATGCCATCTAAACTCGCTCCAGCCGTGCCCTTGGGAAATCTAGCTGACATGCCAGCAATAGAGCCTTTTAAAACCGCTGTATAGATCTTCTTTTGTAATTCGCTGGCTTTTTGATCGGGGCCGCCCAACAAAAAAGTACGGGTCAAATCAGTAGCGTACCCGCCCTCATAATAAGCACCGACATCCAGCAAAAATAAATCGCCCAATCGCAACGGCTCTTTATCCTCGGGCGTTCCATGATGAATCTGTGCGCCATTCTTGCCACCACCACAAATAGGTTTAAACGACAGGCCCGTAACCCCAGATTTTTCAAACTCTACGCGAGTCTGCGCATCCACCATTGCCTCGGTTAAGAAAGTGCCTGAAGCCATCTGTCCGCACACCCATTGCTGCACTTTATCGACCACGCGATCTGCGCGTGCAATGGCGCTGCGCATATGAGCGAGCTCTGCGCTATTTTTGATGGATTTCATCGCTTGAAACGGGCTTTGCACAAAAACGATCTCGGCACCAGCCTGCTCCAGTTCTCGGCGCACCGCTTCGGGTGTCAGCGCTGGATCCAGGCCAATACGAGCTTTCTTTTTAAGGAAAATCGGTCCCTGCAAAATTTCCAAATGATCTGCATAGGCCAACGCACGCGCCGAAAAGACCATCTGATAGGGAAACTCACTGCTACGCTCGTTGCTCAACCAAGCAATCTCATCCAGCGGAACCACCAAAAATGCATCCAGCTTATTCGCCGCGAAAAATGGCGCAGCACGTTTTAACCGATCAGCCGTGGTCTCACCCGTACAAGCAAGCGGCGCCTGCCAACGTTTTGCGGTGCTCTGAGCAATTTCTGGCCCAAATGCAGGAAGCTCAATCAAACTAATGCCGTGCTTTTCTGCCTCTGCCTTAAGCCGATTGTAAAGATTGACCGACATACGGTCTGACTCAATGCCAAGACGCGTATTCGGAAAGTTAGCAAGCTCGCTCAGCCATGCCGCTTCAATAGATTGACCCAAAGGCAGCACGCGAACATCGAAATCAGTGGCCTCATTTTTGGCCTGAATGGCATAACGGCCATCAACAAACAAAATACCTTTTTGACGCACCACCAAGACATCGCCCACAGATCCAGCAAAGCCCGTCAAATAGACCCTGCGACTTTGTTCGGAGGGCACGTACTCGTTCAAATATGAGTCGGTCGAGCGAACCAAGGCGCCGTCTAACCGGTGGGATTGAAGCATTTCCAGAAAGAGTGTTAGGCGCTGATTCATGGTCGAGATTTATAACCCACTTTGCACCCTCAAGCAATTTCTGTAACAAATGTATCTATGAGATGGTTGGTAATAGTGTTAATGTTAGCAGGACTGGCTTGCAGCCCCTGCAGAAATTTGGCCGAAAAAATTTGTGATTGCAGGACCAGCCAGAGCGATGCAACAGCGTGTAAGAAGAATTTAGACTTCGCCAAGCAGCATAAATACTTTGGGCAAGCCGTCGATGAAAATAGATGCCAAGAAATATTAGATAGCCCAGATTGTACCTGCGAAGCTATTTTATCGAATCAATTTGAGAAATGTGGATTTACCCGAAAATGAGCCGCTTTAAATTAAGAAATGCCCTGTTTATTTTGCCTAATGCTTTTACCGTATCATCCATATTCTGCGGTATGTACGCCATCTGGCATGGCCTAACCGGCAACACACCTGAAACCCTTTATGAATCCGCCATTGCAGTATTTTTTGCCGGATTCTTCGATCTATTTGATGGTCGCGT
This window harbors:
- a CDS encoding M24 family metallopeptidase, with the protein product MNQRLTLFLEMLQSHRLDGALVRSTDSYLNEYVPSEQSRRVYLTGFAGSVGDVLVVRQKGILFVDGRYAIQAKNEATDFDVRVLPLGQSIEAAWLSELANFPNTRLGIESDRMSVNLYNRLKAEAEKHGISLIELPAFGPEIAQSTAKRWQAPLACTGETTADRLKRAAPFFAANKLDAFLVVPLDEIAWLSNERSSEFPYQMVFSARALAYADHLEILQGPIFLKKKARIGLDPALTPEAVRRELEQAGAEIVFVQSPFQAMKSIKNSAELAHMRSAIARADRVVDKVQQWVCGQMASGTFLTEAMVDAQTRVEFEKSGVTGLSFKPICGGGKNGAQIHHGTPEDKEPLRLGDLFLLDVGAYYEGGYATDLTRTFLLGGPDQKASELQKKIYTAVLKGSIAGMSARFPKGTAGASLDGIVRDPIWRQGYQYNHGTGHGVGINVHENPPRISTVGTAPIEIGQVFSIEPGIYIEDFGGVRIENLCTVNEDPELSDFLKVEPLSFCPLDKRLIDESVLSAAEKQFLQYYDGRYE